In one window of Polaromonas naphthalenivorans CJ2 DNA:
- a CDS encoding C40 family peptidase, whose protein sequence is MDYQAYSRRGLGRLLGCLTLLAATGCATRPATAPRSLKSAQAGSDIALFALSLLDMPYVSGGRGPATGFDCSGLVSHVYLQAAGIRLQGSAASMAKAARAVNPADLLAGDLVFFNTLGYSFSHVGIYVGDGRFVHASNPRTGVRTDRLDSKYYAARFEAAKTVLG, encoded by the coding sequence ATGGACTATCAAGCGTATTCCCGCCGTGGCCTGGGCCGGCTGCTGGGCTGCCTGACGCTGCTGGCGGCTACCGGCTGCGCGACCCGGCCGGCCACTGCCCCGCGCTCCTTGAAGTCGGCCCAAGCCGGAAGCGACATCGCCCTGTTTGCGCTGTCCCTGCTCGACATGCCTTACGTGTCGGGCGGGCGCGGTCCGGCGACGGGATTCGACTGCTCGGGACTCGTCTCGCATGTGTACCTCCAGGCCGCCGGCATCCGCCTGCAGGGCAGCGCGGCGTCCATGGCCAAGGCCGCACGCGCGGTCAACCCGGCCGACCTGCTGGCCGGCGACCTGGTGTTTTTCAACACGCTGGGTTATTCCTTTTCGCATGTCGGCATCTATGTCGGCGACGGCCGGTTCGTGCATGCCAGCAACCCGCGCACCGGCGTGAGGACCGACCGGCTCGACAGCAAATACTACGCAGCCCGCTTTGAAGCGGCGAAGACGGTATTGGGCTGA
- a CDS encoding HPF/RaiA family ribosome-associated protein, with protein sequence MKLPLQLTFKGMDASAAVEEAAHRKVLHLERFYSGITSCRVVIELLQKHQHQGRPFGVRIDLTLPGHELVVNQVEHEDLYVALRDAFDDMTRQLEELARRQRGMEKEHPHALHGEVVRLDHDGGFGFISTPDGDEYYFNHDNLANTRFDQLRIGCPVQFIAQAGAQGPQAKRVSVGKHSFG encoded by the coding sequence ATGAAATTACCGCTTCAACTGACCTTCAAGGGCATGGATGCTTCAGCCGCCGTCGAGGAGGCCGCGCACCGCAAGGTGCTGCACCTGGAACGCTTTTACAGCGGCATCACCTCCTGCCGCGTCGTCATCGAACTGCTGCAAAAGCACCAGCACCAGGGCCGGCCGTTCGGCGTGCGGATTGACCTGACCTTGCCGGGCCATGAACTGGTGGTGAACCAGGTGGAGCATGAAGACCTGTACGTCGCCCTGCGCGACGCCTTCGACGACATGACGCGCCAGCTCGAAGAACTCGCCCGGCGCCAGCGCGGCATGGAAAAAGAGCATCCGCACGCCTTGCACGGCGAGGTGGTTCGCCTGGACCACGACGGCGGCTTCGGCTTCATCAGCACGCCCGACGGGGACGAGTATTACTTCAACCACGACAACCTGGCCAATACGCGCTTCGACCAGTTGCGCATCGGCTGCCCGGTCCAGTTCATCGCGCAGGCCGGTGCGCAAGGGCCGCAGGCCAAGCGCGTGAGCGTGGGCAAGCACAGTTTCGGCTGA
- a CDS encoding DUF3305 domain-containing protein, translating to MPDFLVQSPESDEALRRPCMDVAVVMRRERIASAWQPWRWVLADVVPHEDGFGRQPRLLLKDANEERWLHPGFRVELHRGDAEGYYLNVTTPQPCFWVVWRIEEEAALADSPIAVPQTVTLSYHDAGRWLDAQETVEQVPAPPDVVQWMQHFVDEHHVLEAKRRQRPQSFKPLVDRFGSPACVSTEKKFGGGGRG from the coding sequence ATGCCTGACTTTCTGGTGCAGTCTCCCGAGTCCGACGAAGCCCTTCGCCGCCCGTGCATGGACGTGGCCGTGGTCATGCGCCGCGAGCGCATCGCCAGCGCCTGGCAGCCTTGGCGCTGGGTGCTGGCCGATGTCGTGCCGCATGAGGACGGCTTCGGCCGGCAGCCGCGCCTGCTGCTGAAAGATGCGAATGAAGAGCGCTGGCTGCACCCCGGCTTTCGGGTGGAGCTGCACCGGGGCGATGCCGAGGGCTATTACCTGAACGTGACCACGCCGCAGCCGTGTTTCTGGGTGGTCTGGCGCATCGAGGAAGAAGCGGCGCTGGCCGACTCGCCGATTGCCGTGCCGCAGACCGTCACGCTGAGCTACCACGATGCCGGCCGCTGGCTCGACGCGCAGGAAACCGTCGAGCAGGTGCCTGCGCCGCCCGATGTGGTGCAGTGGATGCAGCATTTTGTCGATGAACACCATGTGCTCGAAGCCAAGCGCCGCCAGCGCCCGCAAAGCTTCAAGCCGCTGGTGGACCGCTTCGGCAGCCCGGCGTGCGTCAGCACCGAAAAGAAGTTCGGCGGAGGCGGCCGTGGCTGA
- a CDS encoding L,D-transpeptidase: protein MNTGLPVIPQLKKIQAGAAAGLAPRSMAQTGQLLRRRAATLALGALIGLGLSTPALASSALADGVESAGPVPLAAEFARDVAPRLLLPDDERVAYASRLQGALAKAQVTLAAPQFIVLVDRSPKVQAALLYWGSAERGWGFVGATPVSTGLPGRYEHFLTPLGVFDHSLANPDFRAEGTKNKLGFRGYGVKGLRIYDFGWVESPRGWGDGAMGKLRLQMHSTDPVLAEPRLGTAQSEGCVRIPATLNDFIDRHALLDEDYERAVASGDQLWVLREDRTPTPSPGRYLVVVDTGRKARPAWSPLPGKR, encoded by the coding sequence ATGAATACTGGACTCCCTGTCATACCGCAGCTCAAAAAAATACAGGCCGGCGCCGCCGCTGGCCTGGCGCCCCGGTCCATGGCTCAAACCGGGCAGTTGCTGCGCAGGCGCGCGGCGACCCTCGCGCTGGGCGCTCTCATCGGCTTGGGCCTGAGCACCCCGGCGCTGGCGTCAAGCGCTTTGGCCGATGGCGTGGAATCTGCCGGCCCCGTGCCGCTGGCCGCCGAGTTTGCGCGCGATGTTGCCCCGCGCCTGCTGCTGCCCGACGACGAGCGCGTGGCGTATGCCTCGCGCCTGCAAGGCGCGCTGGCCAAGGCGCAGGTGACGCTGGCCGCGCCCCAGTTCATCGTGCTGGTGGACCGCAGCCCGAAGGTGCAGGCCGCGCTGCTGTACTGGGGTTCGGCCGAGCGCGGCTGGGGCTTCGTCGGGGCCACGCCGGTATCGACCGGCCTGCCCGGGCGCTACGAGCATTTCCTGACCCCGCTGGGCGTTTTTGACCATTCTCTGGCGAATCCGGACTTCCGCGCCGAGGGCACGAAAAACAAGCTCGGTTTTCGCGGCTATGGCGTCAAGGGCCTGCGCATCTACGACTTTGGCTGGGTCGAGTCGCCGCGCGGCTGGGGCGATGGCGCGATGGGCAAGCTGCGGCTGCAGATGCATTCCACCGATCCCGTTCTGGCGGAGCCGCGCCTGGGCACGGCGCAGTCCGAAGGCTGCGTGCGCATTCCGGCAACGCTCAATGATTTCATCGACCGCCATGCCCTGCTCGATGAAGACTACGAACGCGCAGTGGCCAGCGGAGACCAGTTGTGGGTGCTGCGCGAGGACCGCACGCCCACGCCATCGCCGGGCCGCTATCTGGTCGTCGTGGACACCGGGCGCAAGGCGCGGCCGGCCTGGTCGCCGCTGCCAGGGAAGCGCTGA
- a CDS encoding NADH-ubiquinone oxidoreductase-F iron-sulfur binding region domain-containing protein, whose amino-acid sequence MNPSSQISSLPAVTIATVDQLRERIRRKSKLKGRQADDGSLEEVRALIGVRPADGHRRDLLIEHLHRLNDAYRCLHDRHLVALAREMNIPMAEVYEVATFYHHFEVVKGDANGDGQAPGLTVRVCDGLSCEMAGAQDLLARLPALLGAQDVRVIAAPCLGRCEQAPVAVVHQTPVPFATLESVVQASNSASAQYPRAQEAINFIAPDWAEKSIPELPGYTDYATYRAHGGYALAASLVNGEEDAERVLAAMENSGLRGLGGAGFPAGRKWRIVRGQPAPRLMAVNIDEGEPGTFKDRVYLERDPHRFLEGVLVAAQVVGIEACYIYLRDEYHDCRALLQAEIAKLQADPPCPLPLIELRRGAGAYICGEESAMIESIEGKRGEPRMRPPYIAEVGLFGRPTLEHNFETLYWVRDIVQKGPQWFSSFGRNGRKGLRSFSVSGRVKLPGVKLAPAGITLLELIDEYCGGMADGHTLYAYLPGGASGGIFPASHANVPLDFDTLQPHGGFIGSAAVIVLGQHDKARDAALNMMRFFASESCGQCTPCRVGTAKAARLMQAPRWDNATLEDLNIVMTDASICGLGQAAPNPVRCVQKYFAHEVV is encoded by the coding sequence ATGAACCCCTCCAGCCAGATTTCCAGCCTCCCGGCCGTCACCATTGCCACGGTGGACCAGTTACGCGAGCGCATCCGCCGCAAGAGCAAGCTCAAGGGCCGGCAGGCCGACGACGGATCGCTTGAAGAAGTTCGTGCGCTGATCGGCGTTCGCCCGGCAGACGGCCATCGCCGCGACCTGCTGATCGAGCATCTGCACCGGCTCAACGACGCGTACCGCTGCCTGCACGACCGCCACCTGGTCGCGCTGGCCAGGGAGATGAACATCCCCATGGCCGAGGTGTATGAAGTGGCGACGTTCTATCACCACTTTGAAGTCGTCAAGGGCGACGCGAACGGCGATGGACAAGCGCCCGGCCTGACAGTGCGGGTGTGCGACGGGCTGAGCTGCGAGATGGCCGGCGCGCAGGATTTGCTGGCGCGTCTGCCGGCCTTGCTGGGCGCGCAGGACGTGCGGGTGATTGCCGCGCCGTGCCTTGGCCGCTGCGAACAGGCGCCGGTGGCGGTGGTGCACCAGACGCCGGTGCCGTTTGCCACGCTTGAATCCGTGGTTCAGGCATCAAATAGTGCTTCTGCGCAATATCCACGGGCGCAAGAAGCTATCAATTTCATAGCCCCGGATTGGGCGGAAAAAAGCATTCCCGAGCTGCCCGGCTACACCGATTACGCCACCTACCGCGCCCACGGCGGCTATGCGCTGGCGGCGTCGCTGGTGAACGGGGAAGAGGACGCCGAACGCGTCCTTGCGGCCATGGAAAATTCCGGCCTGCGCGGCCTGGGCGGCGCGGGTTTCCCGGCGGGGCGCAAATGGCGCATCGTTCGCGGGCAGCCGGCGCCGCGCCTGATGGCGGTGAATATCGACGAGGGCGAGCCCGGCACCTTCAAGGACCGGGTTTACCTGGAGCGCGACCCGCACCGTTTCCTCGAAGGCGTGCTGGTCGCCGCGCAGGTGGTCGGCATCGAGGCCTGCTACATCTATTTGCGCGACGAATACCACGATTGCCGCGCGCTGTTGCAGGCCGAAATCGCCAAGCTGCAGGCCGACCCGCCGTGCCCGCTGCCGCTGATCGAGCTGCGGCGCGGCGCGGGCGCCTACATCTGCGGCGAAGAATCGGCCATGATCGAAAGCATCGAGGGCAAGCGCGGCGAACCGCGCATGCGGCCGCCCTACATCGCCGAAGTCGGCCTGTTTGGCCGGCCGACGCTGGAGCACAACTTCGAAACCCTGTACTGGGTGCGCGACATCGTGCAAAAAGGCCCGCAGTGGTTCAGCAGCTTTGGCCGCAACGGCCGCAAGGGGCTGCGATCTTTCAGCGTCAGCGGGCGGGTGAAGCTGCCGGGCGTCAAGCTGGCGCCGGCCGGCATCACGCTGCTGGAGTTGATTGACGAGTATTGCGGCGGCATGGCGGACGGCCACACGCTTTATGCCTACCTGCCGGGCGGCGCATCGGGCGGGATTTTTCCGGCCAGCCATGCCAATGTGCCGCTGGACTTCGACACCCTGCAGCCGCATGGCGGTTTCATCGGCTCGGCCGCCGTCATCGTGCTCGGCCAGCACGACAAGGCGCGCGACGCGGCGCTGAACATGATGCGGTTTTTCGCCAGCGAGAGCTGCGGCCAGTGCACGCCGTGCCGCGTCGGCACGGCGAAGGCGGCCAGGCTGATGCAAGCGCCCCGCTGGGACAACGCCACGCTGGAAGACTTGAACATTGTGATGACCGATGCGTCGATTTGCGGCCTGGGTCAGGCGGCGCCCAACCCGGTGCGCTGTGTGCAGAAATATTTTGCCCATGAGGTGGTCTGA
- the polX gene encoding DNA polymerase/3'-5' exonuclease PolX has protein sequence MPIQNAEIAAVLNEIADLLDIQEANPFRIRAYRNAARTVGEAGRSVPAMVARQADLDALPGIGPDLAGKITEIVNTGSCALLERLRKELPPGITELLKVPGLGPKRVRALYHDLGVQTLAQLHLAAQEGRVQAIAGFGPKTQQALLEATAARLRQERRFPLGVADETAAALLAGLAAVPGVARAVAAGSLRRRRETVGDLDLLVSLSGDSAVMAHFIQGEDGRQVLLHGGTRASVVLKSGLQVDLRAVPAQSLGAAWVYFTGSKAHNIALRRLAQEQGLKVNEYGVFRGAERIAGATEASLYQALGLRYIEPELREDRGEIEAARQDRLPVLVSLADLRGDLHLHTRDSDGRDSLEAMAAAARARGWRYAAVTDHSRSPAFARGLDPVRLAKQIDRIDRFNEKAQGFTVLKGIEVDILQDGTLELPDSILQRLDLVVGAVHHHLDLPRARQTERVLRAMDSRYFTLLAHPTGRLIGERAPCEIDLLRVLRKARERGCFVELNAQPARLDLADTACQMAKAEGVLVSINSDAHGTLEFNHLPSGIDQGRRGWLEKADVLNTRDLPELRPLLARTMG, from the coding sequence ATGCCAATCCAGAATGCCGAAATTGCCGCGGTGCTGAATGAAATCGCCGACCTGCTCGACATTCAGGAGGCGAACCCCTTTCGCATTCGCGCCTACCGCAATGCCGCGCGCACGGTGGGCGAGGCCGGCCGCAGCGTGCCGGCCATGGTGGCGCGCCAGGCCGACCTGGATGCGCTGCCGGGCATCGGGCCGGACCTGGCAGGCAAGATCACCGAGATCGTCAACACCGGCAGTTGCGCCCTGCTGGAGCGCTTGCGCAAGGAACTGCCGCCGGGCATCACCGAATTGCTGAAAGTGCCCGGGCTGGGGCCCAAGCGCGTCAGGGCGCTGTACCACGACCTTGGCGTGCAGACGCTGGCGCAACTGCATCTTGCCGCCCAGGAGGGCCGGGTGCAGGCCATCGCCGGCTTTGGGCCGAAGACGCAGCAGGCGCTGCTGGAGGCGACGGCGGCGCGGCTGAGGCAAGAGCGCCGTTTTCCGCTCGGCGTGGCTGACGAAACGGCGGCAGCGCTGCTGGCCGGCCTTGCGGCGGTGCCCGGCGTTGCGCGCGCGGTGGCCGCCGGCAGCCTGCGGCGGCGGCGTGAGACGGTCGGCGATCTGGACCTGCTGGTCAGCCTGAGCGGCGACAGCGCGGTGATGGCGCACTTTATTCAGGGCGAAGATGGGCGCCAGGTGCTGCTTCACGGCGGCACCCGCGCCAGCGTGGTGCTCAAAAGCGGCCTGCAGGTGGACCTGCGCGCGGTGCCGGCGCAAAGCTTGGGCGCCGCCTGGGTGTACTTCACCGGCTCGAAGGCGCACAACATCGCGCTGCGGCGGCTGGCGCAGGAGCAGGGCCTGAAGGTCAATGAATACGGCGTGTTCCGGGGCGCTGAACGCATCGCCGGCGCCACCGAGGCGTCGCTCTACCAGGCGCTCGGGCTGCGCTACATCGAGCCCGAACTGCGCGAGGACCGGGGCGAAATCGAGGCGGCGCGCCAGGACCGGCTGCCGGTGCTGGTGAGCCTGGCCGACTTGCGCGGCGACCTGCACCTGCATACCCGCGACAGCGACGGCCGGGACAGCCTGGAGGCCATGGCGGCGGCGGCCCGGGCGCGCGGCTGGCGCTATGCGGCCGTCACCGACCACTCGCGCAGCCCGGCCTTTGCGCGCGGCCTGGACCCGGTGCGGCTGGCCAAGCAGATCGACCGCATCGACCGCTTCAACGAAAAGGCCCAGGGCTTCACCGTGCTCAAGGGCATCGAGGTCGATATCCTGCAGGACGGCACGCTCGAACTGCCGGACTCGATCCTGCAGCGGCTGGACCTGGTGGTGGGCGCCGTGCACCACCACCTGGACCTGCCGCGCGCCCGGCAGACCGAGCGCGTGCTGCGCGCCATGGACAGCCGCTATTTCACGCTGCTTGCGCACCCGACGGGGCGCCTGATCGGCGAGCGCGCGCCCTGCGAGATCGACCTGCTGCGGGTGCTGCGCAAGGCCCGGGAGCGCGGCTGTTTCGTCGAGCTCAATGCCCAGCCCGCGCGGCTCGACCTGGCCGACACCGCCTGCCAGATGGCCAAGGCCGAAGGCGTGCTGGTCAGCATCAACTCCGACGCGCACGGCACGCTGGAATTCAACCACCTGCCATCGGGCATCGACCAGGGGCGCCGTGGCTGGCTCGAAAAGGCCGATGTGCTGAACACGCGCGACTTGCCGGAGCTGCGGCCGCTGCTGGCGCGCACGATGGGGTAA
- a CDS encoding DUF3306 domain-containing protein has product MADERPGFLGRWARRKTDALQGRPLDDEPAVPASTVPVAGVPVNAAPAGAPSPGMPAAEPPEKLLSLDDVKLLTRDSDFKPFMARNVAGDVRNAAMKKLFTDPHYNVMDGLDTYIDDYSRPDPIPQAMLRRMVGAKLLKIFDEEEQEAAKGQRSALTQGDAASGPADNPNKPMPETVAQSGDSPETSSPQRVSSEHPSQPEPADSSGASQHDDHAHPHLQLQPDHAPPAPSAGRGIG; this is encoded by the coding sequence GTGGCTGACGAGCGCCCCGGATTCCTCGGCCGCTGGGCGCGCCGCAAGACCGATGCGCTGCAGGGCCGGCCGTTGGACGACGAGCCCGCCGTGCCCGCAAGCACCGTACCCGTGGCCGGCGTTCCGGTAAACGCCGCCCCGGCAGGCGCGCCATCGCCCGGCATGCCTGCGGCAGAGCCGCCCGAAAAACTGCTGTCCCTCGACGATGTGAAGCTGCTGACCCGGGACTCCGACTTCAAGCCCTTCATGGCGCGCAATGTGGCTGGCGATGTGCGCAACGCCGCGATGAAAAAGCTGTTCACCGATCCGCACTACAACGTGATGGACGGGCTCGATACCTATATCGACGACTACTCCCGGCCCGACCCGATTCCGCAGGCCATGCTGCGCCGGATGGTCGGCGCGAAGCTGCTGAAGATTTTTGACGAGGAAGAGCAAGAGGCCGCAAAAGGCCAGCGCAGCGCGCTGACGCAGGGCGACGCTGCATCGGGACCTGCCGATAACCCCAATAAGCCCATGCCTGAAACCGTGGCACAGTCCGGTGATTCCCCGGAGACCAGCAGTCCCCAGCGCGTCAGTTCCGAGCATCCCAGCCAGCCCGAGCCTGCCGACAGCTCAGGCGCCAGCCAACACGACGACCATGCCCACCCTCATCTGCAACTGCAACCAGACCATGCCCCTCCAGCCCCAAGCGCTGGGCGCGGCATTGGATGA
- the apbC gene encoding iron-sulfur cluster carrier protein ApbC, with translation MAVEQQAILNALQTVLDPNTGKDFVSTRALKNLQVSGDDVSFDVELGYPAKSQIAGLRKSLIAAVKTVAGVGNVSVNVTVKIASHSVQRGVQLLPNVKNIIAVASGKGGVGKSTTAVNLALALAAEGAAVGLLDADIYGPSVPMMMGIEGRPESIDGKNMEPMENYGLQVMSIGFLVAQDEAMIWRGPMATQALEQLLRQTNWKDLDYLIVDLPPGTGDIQLTLSQRVPMTGAVIVTTPQDIALLDAKKGIKMFDKVGVPILGIVENMAVHICSQCGHAEHIFGADGGKKMAADYQLDYLGALPLDIKIRLQADSGHPTVVADPDGDVAAIYKAVARKVAITVAAKSKDFSARFPTITISKNT, from the coding sequence ATGGCTGTAGAACAACAGGCAATTTTGAACGCGCTGCAAACCGTGCTCGACCCCAATACCGGCAAGGATTTCGTTTCTACCCGTGCGCTGAAAAACCTGCAGGTCAGCGGCGACGATGTGTCCTTCGATGTCGAACTTGGCTACCCGGCCAAGAGCCAGATCGCCGGCCTGCGCAAAAGCCTGATCGCCGCCGTCAAGACCGTGGCCGGTGTCGGCAATGTGTCGGTCAATGTGACCGTGAAAATTGCCAGCCACAGCGTGCAGCGCGGCGTGCAGCTGCTGCCGAATGTGAAGAACATCATTGCCGTGGCTTCGGGCAAGGGCGGCGTCGGCAAAAGCACCACCGCCGTCAACCTGGCGCTGGCGCTCGCCGCTGAAGGCGCGGCCGTCGGCCTGCTCGACGCCGACATCTACGGCCCCAGCGTGCCGATGATGATGGGCATCGAGGGCCGGCCCGAAAGCATCGACGGCAAGAACATGGAGCCGATGGAAAACTACGGCCTGCAGGTCATGTCCATCGGTTTCCTGGTGGCGCAGGACGAAGCCATGATCTGGCGCGGCCCGATGGCCACCCAGGCGCTGGAGCAGCTGCTGCGCCAGACCAACTGGAAAGACCTTGATTACCTGATCGTCGATTTGCCGCCGGGCACCGGCGACATCCAGCTGACGCTGAGCCAGCGTGTGCCCATGACCGGCGCCGTCATCGTCACCACGCCGCAGGACATCGCCCTGCTCGACGCCAAGAAAGGCATCAAGATGTTCGACAAGGTCGGCGTGCCGATCCTGGGCATCGTCGAGAACATGGCGGTGCATATCTGCAGCCAGTGCGGCCACGCCGAGCATATTTTTGGCGCCGATGGCGGCAAGAAAATGGCCGCCGACTACCAGCTCGACTACCTCGGCGCGCTGCCGCTGGACATCAAGATCCGCCTGCAGGCCGACAGCGGCCATCCGACCGTGGTGGCCGACCCGGACGGCGACGTGGCCGCCATCTACAAGGCCGTGGCGCGCAAGGTGGCGATCACCGTGGCGGCCAAGTCCAAGGACTTCTCGGCCAGGTTCCCGACCATCACCATCAGCAAGAACACCTGA
- a CDS encoding LysR family transcriptional regulator produces MNLLTSLRYLVALSEHRHFARAAQACHITQPALSNALRALEKEFGTPIVKRARSYAGLTPEGEQVLGAARRMLHEHALLQQELASSADKPRGRLQLGVVPTAVPVAARFAAMLQAAHPGIAPVVRALSSQEIEEGLDNLSLDIALGFTGRLKKGGPFAVLPQYGEHYFLVRRLQSPAGVPGSSLRLGAAMRWADAAKLPLCLLTPEMHNRSLVDQAFAQAGSVVQPVMETNSVLTLALSVLAGDVCGVLPGALVGAVRSQGELEALPLVEPEMVTPVGFIYLGKARASRALEAALELARDERWLREVARHSGALGD; encoded by the coding sequence ATGAATCTGCTGACTTCCCTGCGCTACCTCGTCGCCCTGAGCGAGCACCGGCATTTCGCGCGGGCTGCGCAGGCCTGCCACATCACCCAGCCGGCGCTGTCGAATGCCTTGCGCGCGCTGGAAAAAGAGTTCGGCACGCCCATCGTCAAGCGCGCCCGCAGCTACGCCGGCCTGACGCCCGAGGGCGAGCAGGTGCTTGGCGCCGCCCGGCGCATGCTGCACGAACATGCGCTGCTGCAGCAGGAACTCGCCAGCAGCGCCGATAAGCCCAGGGGCCGTCTGCAACTGGGCGTGGTGCCGACCGCCGTGCCGGTGGCCGCGCGGTTTGCCGCCATGCTGCAAGCCGCGCATCCGGGCATTGCCCCGGTGGTGCGCGCCCTGAGTTCACAGGAAATCGAGGAAGGCCTGGACAACCTGTCGCTCGACATCGCGCTGGGCTTTACCGGCCGGTTGAAAAAAGGCGGGCCGTTTGCCGTGCTGCCGCAATACGGCGAGCATTATTTCCTGGTGCGCCGCTTGCAATCACCGGCCGGCGTTCCGGGCTCGTCCTTGCGCTTGGGCGCGGCGATGCGCTGGGCTGACGCCGCAAAATTGCCGCTGTGCCTGCTGACGCCCGAGATGCACAACCGCAGTCTGGTCGATCAGGCTTTTGCCCAAGCAGGCAGCGTGGTCCAGCCGGTCATGGAAACCAATTCGGTGCTGACGCTGGCCCTGAGCGTGCTGGCCGGCGATGTCTGCGGCGTGTTGCCCGGCGCGCTGGTCGGCGCGGTGCGCAGCCAGGGCGAACTGGAAGCGCTGCCGCTGGTCGAGCCCGAAATGGTGACGCCGGTGGGGTTCATCTACCTTGGCAAGGCCAGGGCTTCACGGGCGCTGGAGGCTGCGCTGGAGCTGGCGCGGGATGAGCGGTGGCTGCGGGAGGTGGCGCGGCATAGCGGGGCGCTGGGGGATTGA